A window of the Lactuca sativa cultivar Salinas chromosome 7, Lsat_Salinas_v11, whole genome shotgun sequence genome harbors these coding sequences:
- the LOC128127298 gene encoding uncharacterized protein LOC128127298 has translation MSKEAKLVSSVGSLALVSKNKNVIEEEEEDDMLECDITSDEYAMMVSNPKKFARKKFPKEDEKKEIKLVGDSGYDCNYCHDKNHFAKDCMLKKLAERRESEDDEAYHMRKLEDIKKKKNSAGPMNALIIQEKVIDDEFGGVEVWSTDSEDEKVRRPTHDSAFVTRQEDEKVTGRCLMVTDGVTTESEHEEPNLHEEKCFAAKPISEKINDYDRLIKKEDEVIAECESIMSSEETSIPYKIGLEKIETFIDSKEHKCMLKLLLDENDKLKIKTETLKSFESSNAKLMTEHKINIGSTSEFDDKSETSEISVEDVINCSEFLKSETETEKLLISEKSVEYAVKEKAVVYQKSAPIDNADETVALSEQTSWRVKCQPPVQPKVVIKPEPKGNEASGSSVKEKKGSSNDDSDEDQETITDILKRKQRDRELNETQRIAKEEEEKERKRKEEHDALECKMALFLPWTREKMINEIINEI, from the exons ATGTCAAAAGAAGCAAAGTTGGTCTCTAGTGTTGGCTCACTAGCTCTTGTCTCGAAGAACAAAAATgtgattgaagaagaagaggaagatgacaTGTTGGAGTGTGATATTACGAGTGATGAGTATGCGatgatggtgtcgaatccaaagaAGTTTGCTCGGAAGAAATTCCCC AAGGAGGATGAAAAGAAGGAGATCAAACTGGTGGGTGACTCTGGGTATGATTGCAATTACTGTCACGacaagaatcactttgccaagGACTGCATGTTGAAAAAGTTAGCCGAGAGAAGAgagagtgaagatgatgaagcttaTCATATGAGAAAGCTTGAAGatataaagaagaagaaaaatagtGCAGGTCCAATGAACGCCTTGATTATTCAAGAAAAGGTGATTGATGACGAATTTGGTGGGGTTGAAGTgtggtccacagattcagaggatgAAAAGGTGAGAAGGCCAACACACGATAGTGCTTTTGTGACGAGACAAGAGGATGAGAAAGTGACTGGCAGATGCCTGATGGTGACGGATGGAGTAACAACCGAGAGTGAGCATGAGGAACCGAATCTACATGAAGAAAAATGCTTTGCAGCCAAGCCTAtcagtgagaagatcaacgatTACGATcgtttgatcaaaaag gaggatgaggtcATTGCTGAATGTGAATCAATCATGTCCTCGGAAGAAACTTCCATTCCTTATAAAATAGGTCTGGAGAAAATTGAAACTTTCATTGATTCTAAGGAACATAAATGCATGTTAAAACTACTCTTAGATGAAAACGATAAGTTAAAAATTAAAACTGAGACCTTaaaatcatttgaatcatcaaatGCCAAATTGATGACTGAACATAAGATAAATATTGGGAGTACATCTGAGTTTGATGATAAAAGTGAGACGAGTGAGATCTCCGTGGAAGACGTAATCAATTGCTCAGAGTTTCTGAAGAGCGAAACCGAGACTGAAAAACTGCTTATATCCGAAAAATCAGTTGAATATGCTGTTAAAGAAAAGGCAGTGGTCTACCAAAAA tcagctcctattgataatgcagatgaaactgTTGCCTTGTCAGAGCAAACCTCATGGAGGGTGAAAT GTCAACCTCCTGTTCAACCGAAAGTTGTGATCAAacctgaaccgaagggtaatgaagcttcgggttcTAGTGTTAAAGAAAAGAAGGGTTCATCCAATGATGATAGTGATGAAGACCAGGAAACAATAACCGACATACTCAAAAGAAAGCAAAGAGATCGGGAGTTAAATGAGACTCAGAGGATTGCTAAGGAAGAAGAGGagaaagaaaggaagaggaaagaagaGCATGATGCTCTTGAATGTAAAATGGCCCTTTTTCTCCCatggactagggaaaagatgATAAACGAGATTATAAACGAGATTTGA